The following proteins are co-located in the Echinicola sp. 20G genome:
- a CDS encoding protein-glutamate O-methyltransferase CheR, whose protein sequence is MDKQLTKMTDSAYSISFEELKEIQKLIEKVHGYDFHDYAEASLKRRVTHIMSKFKLNTFDLKHRLVNDTHFFALFLNQVTVNVTEMFRDPGFYRSVRENVIPYLASYPHIKIWNAGCSSGEETYSFAITLKEEGILEKSFLYGTDINSEVLDKAKEGIYELKKIKEYSTNYLNSGGKSSLSDYYHSIYDAGIFQSELRKKTLFSIHNLASDSSFNEFQLVVCRNVLIYFNEHLRNRVLELLSESLCHLGFLCLGSKETLRNPKLLEQYKVIDKKENIYQKIV, encoded by the coding sequence ATGGATAAGCAATTGACAAAAATGACTGATTCAGCCTATTCTATATCTTTTGAAGAGTTGAAAGAAATACAAAAGTTAATTGAGAAAGTTCACGGATATGACTTTCATGATTATGCAGAAGCATCTTTGAAAAGAAGAGTTACTCATATCATGAGTAAATTTAAGCTCAACACTTTTGACCTTAAACACCGTTTGGTCAATGATACTCATTTCTTTGCTTTGTTCCTCAATCAAGTCACGGTCAACGTCACCGAAATGTTTAGAGACCCTGGCTTCTACAGATCAGTTAGGGAAAACGTCATACCTTATTTGGCTTCATACCCTCACATAAAAATATGGAATGCCGGATGCTCCAGTGGTGAAGAAACCTACTCCTTTGCTATAACGCTTAAGGAAGAGGGTATTCTTGAAAAAAGCTTCCTCTATGGAACAGATATCAATTCAGAAGTCTTGGATAAGGCCAAAGAAGGCATTTATGAACTCAAAAAAATAAAAGAGTATTCTACCAATTACCTCAATTCTGGAGGTAAAAGCTCCCTTTCAGATTATTATCACTCCATTTATGATGCTGGAATATTTCAATCCGAATTAAGGAAAAAGACTTTATTCTCCATCCATAACCTGGCTTCTGATAGTAGTTTTAACGAATTTCAGCTGGTGGTTTGCAGAAATGTCCTGATCTATTTTAATGAACACCTTAGAAACAGAGTACTCGAATTACTTTCGGAAAGTCTATGCCATTTAGGCTTTCTTTGTTTGGGGTCAAAAGAGACTTTAAGAAACCCAAAACTATTGGAGCAGTACAAAGTAATTGATAAAAAAGAAAACATCTATCAGAAAATTGTGTAG
- a CDS encoding chemotaxis protein CheB produces MCRTGNIPDSALQSIELVVIGGSAGSMVVLMELMKSVSFFPLPIVFVIHRAKTSSFGTLAGIFQKVNQDIKVKEAEEKETLNPKTIYLAPADYHLLIERDFSLSLDISEKVWHSRPSIDVLFQSAADAGGKGTLGILLSGANADGVKGLQEIKKNGGLTIIQDPDTAEYPTMPFEALKAKVADYKLAPIKLEQTFEKLKKVKSHF; encoded by the coding sequence TTGTGTAGGACAGGTAACATACCGGATTCAGCTCTTCAATCCATAGAACTGGTAGTTATCGGCGGATCTGCCGGTAGTATGGTGGTATTGATGGAGTTGATGAAATCGGTATCCTTCTTTCCTCTCCCGATCGTCTTTGTAATTCACAGAGCAAAGACGAGTTCCTTTGGAACATTAGCTGGGATATTCCAAAAGGTCAATCAGGATATAAAAGTCAAAGAAGCAGAGGAAAAAGAAACTTTAAACCCCAAAACAATTTATCTGGCTCCGGCAGATTATCACCTATTAATTGAAAGAGACTTTAGCTTATCATTGGATATATCTGAAAAGGTATGGCATAGTAGACCTTCTATAGATGTACTATTTCAATCGGCAGCTGATGCCGGAGGAAAAGGTACGCTTGGAATCTTGCTTTCTGGTGCCAACGCAGATGGTGTAAAAGGCTTACAGGAAATCAAGAAAAATGGAGGGTTAACCATCATACAAGACCCAGATACCGCAGAATATCCAACAATGCCATTTGAAGCACTCAAAGCAAAGGTAGCAGACTATAAATTAGCTCCCATTAAGTTGGAGCAAACTTTCGAAAAACTAAAAAAAGTAAAATCGCATTTTTAA